From the genome of Magnolia sinica isolate HGM2019 chromosome 12, MsV1, whole genome shotgun sequence:
GTCCATAAATACGACAATGTTATCCTGCAAAGAAATAggatagtattagatgttaactgtagtattagatgttaatgcacttgatcaAATTGAACCATTAATGTACTTGATCAGATTGCATACAAAGTTCGGATTAGAGCTACAGTTTAGCAAAGGTTTGCACTACCATACATGAATGATAAGGAAGCTTAGAAGAGCTCAAAAACTAATCAAGCcctttcttttcctttgcaaCAAAATATGTACAATCTTATGAAAACtaatcaatgaattaaaagaaggtttgaaaaaaatagaaacaacAGTATTCATTTAATGAGATGGCCTTCACAGTCTACAAACTTCTaatataatgacattataaaatcTAGTAGTATAAAACAAAAGGCTATTAAATTCATGGGTTCTATGGTCCACGTGAATTTTCAACCGTGAAGCATTTATAAAGTTTTGGAAATTTATTTTCAcgatattggcaaactattaTTATTGGCAAGTGTTTAGTCAAATCAACTTTTAGCATTTCCATAGCCAAAAGTCAAATCCATAGCAACTTCCATAACCCATTATAGACCTCTAAATCACTAGCCACATCTGTCTTACTcccaacactacaagaaaagggggctttagcctcggttcaaaaccgtGGCCCGCAACTTGACCTAACCTGAATTTCAATCAGAAAAACTGAACCCAACCCCAATTCCTCTATGCTTAACCCTAAAGGGGCTGAACCCTACACAAATCGTGttgaatttgctcaacccgaaCCAATCAGGTTGAACTTTTCAAACCCTAACTAATCAATGCAAATGGCTGATTAGTAGCCTGTATTGTGCCATTAGATAAGACATGAGAGTCTACCAAtaacaaattatgtgtaacaatATATAGGGAGACTAACAACATAAGAAGTGATAGGAAACAATTTTGTATGTGGAACAGAAAGCAACTAACAGCTGAAAGGCTCGACATTCGTATGTATAATTCTACAaggaaaaacaacaacaacaacaacaacatggtTTTTCAAGTATTAACAACTAACACTAAGATAGTTGACCGCTTCCAAACTTTTTACCATGAATATAGTTGTCTTCTACTAGCACCAAGATAGTGACATGCTACACCCATTaccaactaaaataaataaaaataaaactatgaGAGTGAaactctaaaaaagaaaaacaaggaacaaagaaaaaaagacaACTATAAACATTTTGATTGATATTTATCTTTAGTGATGGATGTTTTGCTGTGTCACGTGTTTGACAGTGTCTCCAAATTTTGAGATTGCCAAGAATAACATGGCAATAGCCTTGACAGACTTAGGAACAAAGGTGGGTTTCATTTCAAGGTCATACATAGCAAGTTACCGGAATATCTCCATATAGCAAGCTGTTTGAGCCTAGATGTCGAGAACGGAATATATCCATATAGCAAGTTACCAGATAAATCCCcctacaaaaaacaaaacaaaacaaatttcagataaaTCCTCCATTACATTCTCAATTGCATCAGTCCCCTGTTTTTAGTGTATGAGAAAAGTGGACATATAGGGAAAACACGATCAATGGTCCATATGCAATACATGTAAATGGCCCAACCAATGAATGGATCAAATTGGTTTTTACCTGATTAACTatctgatttttgaattttttaggaAGCAACTTTCGCTCCGAGTGAAATGCATAAGATACTTGAGCGTCCATTCCTGTATGAAACAAGACAGAATTGTTTGCTATGTCATGAGAGTATTTTGATATAACATCTGATACCCATTTATAAGAACCACTTTCAAAGATACATTTATGTTAGGACTAGAAAACTTATCTTTATCAAGCtaaataaaatgaagaaaacaTAACAATGAAATTTCTACACATCTGAAGCTACATAAGAAAGATGCTTTGTACTTTAAAGGCTATTACAtaccatgattaaaaaaaaaaaatgaaaaaaagaagtgaCAGAGCCACTACAGAACTGACAGTGACAAACAGATCTCAGCATGCCAAAAGCATCTTGAATGGGGCCACCCTTGACCAGTGGTCCTATAAACTTTCACAAGGAtaagtggtactataaataattgGGCAAAGGAAAGTTCATACCCAGGCTAAAGTAGTTCCAGAATCCCCCACGAAATGCATGGTAAACTTCCTGAGAAGAAGCCACCCTTAAGCGAGTCAGTAATTAAACAAGATACTAATATCAAAAATTAGTTTCCCCATTATTTAATTAGATAAAATCAATCCATGTTTCATATGAAAATATTCTTTGTTCTTTCCAAGTACTTATGTGAACAATGAAACAAGAAAACTTGCAAAAATAGATAAAACAGTAATGACATGCTGTGGGAAGATAGATATTAAGGTATTCAAACAGTAACAGTAGCTGCAACAGCCAACCTTATGACCATTACAATATagactgtaacagccgttatggccccTGTAACGTTCATTACGGCCATGTAACATTCAACATATGAGGTTCATGTACCAATCAACAGGAATCAtaccacctccacacccatttcATAGATATTTGATATGTCCTTCcatcaatgtgaaccttcattCAATCATTTCTAATAGatcacaaaaacaaaaaaaaaaaaaaaaaaaaagaagcaagaaaAGCTTGGGAAGTTGATAACATATCTGTGGCTTAAGTCGGCTGGATAAGTGCAATTATTTGGAAGAAGATGAATTAGATTTCCACTGTGAAAGCGCTACATTTAACTGGTTGAAATATTGTGTTTCGCATAGATGGATGATTTCTACATCAACTTTCAAACAGGGGGCGTGCATGTCCACGTTGTATTTTTCATTGCCTTACCAATCAAACAAAATGCATTGAAACAGACGTAGCAACAAAAACCAAGGATTAAAAAATGAATTTGCATATCATACCATTCACCGAGAGATTTAAGGCATCCACATATAAACCAATCCCAAACCCAaacaggtaaaaaaaaaaaaaaaaatccaaaaaatatataataaaataaaataaaatcatatccagATCTAcagatgaagaaataaaaaaaataaaaacacaaaacaaaaaaaataaacggTTAATATCATCTAAGAAAAACCAGTAAAAAAACTATAAATATAAATTTATCAAAGAGAGGATACTAAATTATCTCTTTTTCATTAAAGCATTTAAACATACATTTGAAATGCATGTTAATGGGGATTTTTTTAATATCCAAACTCACCTCTAGTCGCAAGCTCCAAACCCATGTCCAGCCGCAAATCCGAAACCCTTGCCGCTGCATCTCCAACTCACCATCTCCAATCTCCGAAAACCCCTTACTTGATAAGGGTTGCGCATTTGTTGGAAACCATCTCTAATCTCTGAAAACCCACaaataaaaaattccaaaacAAAAATGCAAACAGAAGATGGATAAATACGCATAAATCAAAAAGTTAGAAGGTTGGCTTCATCGCCGGCTGTCGTCTCGCTGGATCTGAGTTGCAAAGGGCTGCAATGGCATCCCAGAGTGCttcacaggagagagagagagagagagagagagagagagagagacaaaccgATTTTGATCGAGAGGGAGAGACGAAAGAGGAAATCGAGACGGAGAGGAAATGGATCGGCTTCTCACCGAAAGCAGTATGCGTACTATCAGtaggctaagcgtactgagtaaactctgtggggcccaccgtcattcatacattttatcaaatccgtccgtccgtttt
Proteins encoded in this window:
- the LOC131221110 gene encoding uncharacterized protein LOC131221110 isoform X2 — protein: MQRQGFRICGWTWVWSLRLEEVYHAFRGGFWNYFSLGMDAQVSYAFHSERKLLPKKFKNQIVNQGDLSGNLLYGYIPFSTSRLKQLAIWRYSG
- the LOC131221110 gene encoding uncharacterized protein LOC131221110 isoform X1, with product MQRQGFRICGWTWVWSLRLEEVYHAFRGGFWNYFSLGMDAQVSYAFHSERKLLPKKFKNQIVNQGDLSGNLLYGYIPFSTSRLKQLAIWRYSGNLLCMTLK